AGTGCGGAAATTTTCTCCAACCAATACTGTTTTTCCTGTACGGAAAGTTCTCTTCGTTCCGAAGGGCGAGATTGATAATACAAAAGGCCGTCTATCTCCGCCTTAAAAGCGCGGGTCTTTTCGGCCAAGTCGGCATATTTGGTAAAAATAATTTCTTTTTGTTTGGCAGTGGGAGCAACGATACCCAACTTCATATTTTCCAAGCGGGGTACCGGAAGAGCGGCAAACACATTATGTTCCAATTCATGGCGTTCCAAGGCAACAAAGCCGCCGCTTAAAGCAGGGTTTTTGCCGGAAAGCAAAATTTTCCCTTGCACCACACGCAACTGCTGTGCGCTGGCTTGCTTGAGGGCTTGTTCCAATACCCCTTGGCCGGCCAAGGCTTTGGCCGCATGTTTTGCGGGAAGACTTTGGGCCAAACAAGGAAGGGCAAAGCAAATTAAAGAAATATACAAAACGGAACGCATTTTTGCTCCAATATTTTAAGTTCTTATTTTAGGATACAAAAGCAAGAAAACGGGAACAAGGGCCAAAAGACCTATAAAATTTTAGGAAGGGCCTAGAGGAAGATTAAAAGAAGAATAAAATAACCACCCATGAGCACAAGCCCCGTCGGCACGGCAACAGCCGCCCACTCACGGCTTTTGATTCCCAATTTTTCGGCGGCCACAATGTTGGGCAGGTTCCCTTGTACCAACATACTTCCAAATGCGGCAAGGCCGATAACCATATAAATCAAATCGCTCGTGGAAATGGTGGGAACAATTTCAATAGCGGCCAAGGTGGCATTATCAATGATAACGGAAACGGCATTGGCCAAAAAAAGTACTTTCCCGCCCAAATGGGTAATGGTGCTCTGTGCCAAAGGACGCAACCCTGCGCTAATCAAATTAAGCGCGGCCACGAACATATAAATGTGCCAGGTGCGGCGCAAAACGGAAGCGTAAGTTTCTTTATCTTCGCGAATATGCATACGCAAGGTAGTCCCTGCGTTGCGGGCATAATAACCGGCGGCTACGGACAGGAGCAAAATGGCCGGGGAAATCCACCAAAAGAAATGGCGAAGCAGGAAAAAGAAATCAGCATTGTGCGGCGGGCCGGAAAGAGCTTTGCTGATAGTTAAACCCATGGGTTCCGCCAACGGAGTCAGCACAGCACCCAAACCGATGGCATAACAGGCAAAAACGGTAATACGAATCGTGGCGTTTCGCTCTAAGTTTACTACTTTCAACACTTCGGCCAGCACCAAGGCAGAAACCGTTACGCTGACAAGAGAAGAACTCATGCCCAACAGGAAAATAAGCGCCGCAAAACTGTACCGCGGTTCCAAACGCCTAAAGAAAGCGAACAAGACTCTAAAAATATAACGGGAATAATTATTGAAGATAACGCTGACAACCAATACAATAAAAGCCACATTTACGGGGAATTGGAGCGTTTCATAAATCAAATCTACACTCCACCCGCCGCTAACGGTTACAGCCGCCGCGCCGATACCCAATAAAAAAAGTTCCAGGTGGCTTTCCACCCAACGCGAAACAAGCGGCCAAACAAGTAAGTTTAGGGCCACTATTCCTAATAAAATATTCACCCACAACGGGGTTTGGGTAGCTAGGGTCGTTTCCACTGCCTATATTGTAGCAAAATAGAATTTCTAAAATAAATTTTATTTATTCAAAATCACTTTCTGTTTAGGGGTGGAAATATAGTAAAATAAAAATATCAAGTTGTTATATTAAAGGAGAGTAAAGCATGAAAAAAATTATCGTATTTGCTTTTGCGTTGGCTTTTGCCGCGTTGCCCGCTGCCGCCGCCAATGATTCCTGCGGTTGCACCGCCGGAGATGTTACCTGCATCAACAACTGCACTTTGTCCAAAGTCAGCGCGTTGAGAAAAAACATTCAAGAATACAAAGAAGCCGCCGTGGCCAAAGTGAAAGCCGCCAAAGCCGAAGCCGAAGCCAAAAAAGCCGAAACGGACGCTACCAAAGAAGCCAAAGAAAAAGTAGCCGCCGCTAAAGCCGAAGCCAAAGCCAAAAAAGAAGAAGCTAAAGCCAAAGCAAAACAAGCTAAAGAAGACGCTAAAAAAGCCAAAGAAGAAGCCAAAGCGAAAGCCAAAGCCGCTAAAGAAGCTGCCAAAGCCAAAGCCGAAGAACAAAAAGCCGCTTTGAAACAAGCCAAAGCCGATGCCAAGGCCAAAGAAAAAGCCGCCAAAGAAGCCGCCGAAGCCAAAAAAGCCGAAGCCAAAAAGGCCGCTAAAGATGCCGAAGCCGCTTTGAAAGCCGAAAAAGAAGCCTGGAAAAACTTAGCCAAATAAGTTTTGCATAATAAAAACCCCCGCTTTTGGCGGGGGTTTTTATTTTCATTTGGGAACTTGATAAATTGTCGCTCCGGTCCCCTGGGGGGAGGGATTCACCCCACCGATACTTTTGCATAAGTATTCAGCCAAAACTTTTTTATTTGAATTGGTAACAATACACTGGTTAGAATTCACCCAAAACAGGGTCTGAAAAACAATAGGCAATTTTGCTGATTGAGCATGGAGCCGCGCTCCACCCTCCGGGCCTTCCAATCTGTAACGTAAATCTCCTACATAGAAAAAATTATCGGCCCCTTTGGTCGCACCGGCCGGAAGGCTGATATCTAAATCCTCAAAATTGTAACTATAGTCCCCATTTGCCATAAAATAAAGTCTTTCGGCATTTTCCACTGCGCGGGATACCACCAAAATTTCCGACAATCGGGCGCGGGCCACAGCCCGCTCATATTGCGGAAGTGCCACCGCAGATAAGATACCGATGATTAACACTACGACTAAAAGTTCTATCAAAGCAAAACCCTTTTTCATACAAAACCTCTTATAAACTGGTTTTCGGCAAGCAAACAACATTTTAATTCTTCCTGCCTGCTGATTAGGTACATTGTAAGAAAAAAAAACGGGTCAAGCCTTGGGCGAGAAACCCTCTTTTTTTACGGCTCCAAAAAAACAAAAAATCAGTCGCCCCAAGGCGCGTTTTATAAATTGGGTAATGGTGGGTTTAACGGCACAAAAAAAGGGGCGGAAAATTCCGCCCCTTTTTTCTTATAAAATTTTCTAAATAATGATCTGCTGAATCGCCATCACAATTAAAATCAGCCCGGCCACTAACTCCACCCGTTTGCTGACAATAGTTTTGGAAGTCTTTTTGCCCAAATGAAAACCCAACATAGTCAACGCAAAGGTAATCAGCATCAGGAAGATTATTTGCGGAAAGCAAGATTTGTCCATCGTTTCCACGGCATATCCTACCAGGAAAGCATTGAGCCCAAAGATTGAAGAAACTTTTACCATTTTGCGGTTATCATCGGCGTCCAAATCGCTGAAACTCGGCGATTTTTCAATAGATTCCATCATAAATTTAATTCCCAACAAAAGAAGGAACGCAAACGCTACCCAGTTGTGGGCGAAGTGTACCCAATCGCGAAAGAAAATAATACTGACTAAATAGCCCAGCGCAAAAAATAACCCGTTAAAACCGGAAAAGAAAAGCGCCATTTTAATGGAAAATACGTTCTTTTTTTCCAGGGTCATTTTCATAGAGGACATATTGGCACTTACCATATTGTCCACACAGATACACAAGAAAATAATTATTACCGCAATCATGCCCATAAACGGACCTCGCTTTATAAGATACCTGAATTCTAGCAAATGCCAAAGCCTTCAAGCAACAACTTAACACCAATTCCAATCAGTATCACGCCACCGAAGGTTTCCACTACTTTACCAAATTTTCGCCCCAACCAGGCTCCTAAATAGAAACCCGTCCAACTGGTAACAAAAACACTGGCTACCAAAGCCCCAATCGTCAGCCAAAAGGAAAAAGCACTAAACGCAAGCCCCATACCGACGAGGAGTGCGTCCACGCTTGTGGCAAAAGCAAGCACACACAAAGTTTTGAAAGAGTGCAACACACATTTTTCTTCTTCCTCTTTGGAAAAGGCTTCTTTTATCATTTTACAGCCGATAAACAATAAAATACCGAAAGCCAACCAGTGATCCAGCGTGCGGAGATATTTTCCCGCCTCCGTACCTAATAACCAGCCGAGCGAAAACATAACAAAGTGTGCAAAAGAAAACAAACAACTCACTTTTACGACATAAGAAGTGGGAATTTTTTTTCGGTAGCAACAGCCGGTAGCAATCGTGACGGCAAAATTATCCATGGAAAGCCCCAACGCTACCAACAGGGAAGATAGTATATTCATATAAATTATGATAACATTTTTATAGAGAGGAATTCATTTATGGAATCTTTAAGAGAGTTATACAAAATAGGTAACGGCCCTTCCAGCAGCCACACCATGGGGCCGCGCAAAGCC
The window above is part of the Elusimicrobium sp. genome. Proteins encoded here:
- a CDS encoding DUF1646 domain-containing protein, which codes for METTLATQTPLWVNILLGIVALNLLVWPLVSRWVESHLELFLLGIGAAAVTVSGGWSVDLIYETLQFPVNVAFIVLVVSVIFNNYSRYIFRVLFAFFRRLEPRYSFAALIFLLGMSSSLVSVTVSALVLAEVLKVVNLERNATIRITVFACYAIGLGAVLTPLAEPMGLTISKALSGPPHNADFFFLLRHFFWWISPAILLLSVAAGYYARNAGTTLRMHIREDKETYASVLRRTWHIYMFVAALNLISAGLRPLAQSTITHLGGKVLFLANAVSVIIDNATLAAIEIVPTISTSDLIYMVIGLAAFGSMLVQGNLPNIVAAEKLGIKSREWAAVAVPTGLVLMGGYFILLLIFL
- a CDS encoding prepilin-type N-terminal cleavage/methylation domain-containing protein, translating into MLFACRKPVYKRFCMKKGFALIELLVVVLIIGILSAVALPQYERAVARARLSEILVVSRAVENAERLYFMANGDYSYNFEDLDISLPAGATKGADNFFYVGDLRYRLEGPEGGARLHAQSAKLPIVFQTLFWVNSNQCIVTNSNKKVLAEYLCKSIGGVNPSPQGTGATIYQVPK
- a CDS encoding manganese efflux pump MntP family protein encodes the protein MNILSSLLVALGLSMDNFAVTIATGCCYRKKIPTSYVVKVSCLFSFAHFVMFSLGWLLGTEAGKYLRTLDHWLAFGILLFIGCKMIKEAFSKEEEEKCVLHSFKTLCVLAFATSVDALLVGMGLAFSAFSFWLTIGALVASVFVTSWTGFYLGAWLGRKFGKVVETFGGVILIGIGVKLLLEGFGIC